The Mangifera indica cultivar Alphonso chromosome 12, CATAS_Mindica_2.1, whole genome shotgun sequence DNA window GGAGCCTCCTCGTATGTCCTACATGCCGGATCAATCACGTATCCATGTAACGGCTTGTGAAATTGACAAatgctttgttttttatattttatatttatcttagatgaaagaaaaataaaattacacagaaatttaaatctaaatttttttcctcaaaatttttatatttcactAACTTTATTAATCTTgagagtttttattattaagtaacaCCCATCTCATGGTTTAGGCTGTGAGTGTTATTTTAAAGAAGGGCACGTGATGTGCacttcacattttttttttttgggtctattTTTGcagttaattaatttctttttctttttttattttcacatgtACTTTAAGCGTTTTCGCGAATGAAATTACGGAGGGAGACACGATTTGGGCGTGAGCCACGTGCTTTCTCATGATGACGTGGCAAATAAAGACTAggataatatttttcatactcCAGACGCATGTGCATAATTATTCTACTTCATACACGTCAGCAGTTGTTAAATGCACATGCACGTGGCCAAAAAGGTCATTGAGGTTTGATCCTAACCATATTgttattaatcttaatttaaaaaataatacgttACAAATATCAACTTTGCAATTTAACTTCAATTTATAATCCTCATTCTAATAATATCAGTctaataatgataaaatgaaattttattttctatttaatattaaaaatataaggtCTGTTAAGTTTATTGACTGACTATGATGCTTTGAAATCCAGTATCATCCTAAAGTTATTACTACCATCACTCTCATCGACAAATCAATATGATATATGACAAAAATGTCCCTATAAAACAAATCTAATACATCCACCTGTAACGGACATATAAACGAACATAGAGGAGCGTGCCAAACCCAGCGGGAGAAAATTACAATGTCCCCCTtgtgttttgaaaaaaatttgatgtcCACCTTCCTCACCCCAGATCATCGCTGGGATCAGTCAATTTTGCGGGTGTATTTGTAAAGTATGAAAACATTGAGGGGGTCAGAGCAAGCCAACAACAGCACATAATTTCTATCCGTCGCTGGAAAAAGACACAACCAGACTTTCCAGTGAAGCCCCCTTCTCTTTTTATCCCTTAATTTACACTTAACCAGCCCACTGTCTCCCTCAGCTCTTCTTCCTTGTTTTTTCTGTGAGTTAATAGAGCTGAGCCCCCTTCCCCGTCCCCGCTCCGaatctttgtctctttttcttttcttccaacGCACACTTCCTTCCTCTTATATTCACCCTTTATTCCACCACATCCTCATGGGAAACAACTGTTGTTCTCCCTCCAAGACTCGCTCCAAGAAACTAACTCCGACGCCAGAAATGGTTCCGTTCGAGGCCATCAAGATCAAGCCGCCGCCTCCGCCGTCGACCGCTACGCCCACCATCAAGCTGTACGGCTCCGCTACCAGCTCTCTCACCGCTTATGCTCGTTTTGCGCTTCTTTATAAATCCATTTCTCCTCAGTTTATTTCTTCTAATATGGAAACCACGGTGCAAATCTGCGCTGGTTTCGACTCCGCGACAGGGGATCGCGAAACGCTGCTGCGTTTCATCGAGAGTAGGTTTCCTCAACCGCCGTTGACGGCGGTGACGGTGATAAGGGATGACTATCGGGAGAAGGTTTACGATGACGTTACGTCGCCGGTTATTGTGAGGGTGGTGGTGCTGCAGCACAAGAGTGTGAGGTGGCACCTGGAGAGGATGGTGAGGTGGGCGGAGGATCTGGCCAAACGCGGCGGGAAGAAGGCGGTGGATCCAGCGGTGGGGAGTCCGAAAATGGAGATGAGGAAGTTCGGGAAGAACTACTCGCAGCTGCTGGAGTTGATGTTAGAGCACGCCCAAATGGAGGAGAGAGTTGTGTTTCCGGTGCTGGAAATGGCTGATCGAGGTAAGATCTACTCTTTACCATGCACCGCGTTGTACTTTATCAAAACGTAAAAAATTTAGGATTATTTTACCAAATTAGGGATTTCATTATCATTATGATAAACATTAGTAGATTAATAATAAAGATTGATTAAAATTGGATGGAAACAATAACGTTAATCTTTTTTTAGGCCTAAATATGAAATTGACACTGTAACTGTAACAATCTAATCTCATAGTTTATGTTATTATGGTGTAATTATGGcttaataattgtttaaattttattttattaatttatagaaCATTGCTTGAGTTATACTTTTATCCTCAAATGGGCAATGTATGTAATACTGATAATGAAATTTGTACAGGACTCTGCAAGGGTGCAAATGAAGAACATGCAAAGCACCTTCCCATAATGAACGGCATCAAAGAAGACATTAAATCGATTGGAGTTTTAGACTCTGGAACCTCCGTTTATCAGGAAGCTCTTTACAACCTTTCCGGTCGACTCAAATCCCTACAGGTATATTTCAGTTCTGTTGGATACATGTTGAAACGAATCTAACTAATATGATGTTATACATTATGAAAAGTAACCATGGCATGTTGTGGGGTAATGTTGCATGTGCAGTGATGAATGAGAAACCTTAGCCTTATTTGTGCAccattgaaaaa harbors:
- the LOC123192296 gene encoding uncharacterized protein LOC123192296, which gives rise to MGNNCCSPSKTRSKKLTPTPEMVPFEAIKIKPPPPPSTATPTIKLYGSATSSLTAYARFALLYKSISPQFISSNMETTVQICAGFDSATGDRETLLRFIESRFPQPPLTAVTVIRDDYREKVYDDVTSPVIVRVVVLQHKSVRWHLERMVRWAEDLAKRGGKKAVDPAVGSPKMEMRKFGKNYSQLLELMLEHAQMEERVVFPVLEMADRGLCKGANEEHAKHLPIMNGIKEDIKSIGVLDSGTSVYQEALYNLSGRLKSLQEHCKEHFEEEERDLLPLVQATELSKEQQKKILVQCVNTMQGTHSHLFKVFLEGLLPQEAMLYLDLISDAVTKNQLSPCYL